Proteins encoded together in one Oreochromis aureus strain Israel breed Guangdong linkage group 23, ZZ_aureus, whole genome shotgun sequence window:
- the dpt gene encoding dermatopontin, with product MNPALVLLALLASVAAQSQDHYDMGWVNGYRQGFNFQCPHGEVIVAIRSYFSENDGSDRLWSFECQPTPAGLGEPSDCWWDDINRAGMEWTSTCTRNGLVAGVQSKYFESTLDREWQFYCCFYKRRCPYSCMKTTDIPEYYREEGELVVPSYGYFIRGAQTTFSGVLRDRQWKYILCRMTDFDCEFDNL from the exons ATGAATCCAGCTCTGGTGCTGTTGGCGTTGCTGGCCTCAGTGGCGGCTCAGTCTCAAGACCATTATGACATGGGCTGGGTCAATGGCTACCGTCAGGGATTCAACTTCCAGTGTCCCCACGGTGAAGTCATCGTGGCCATCAGGAGCTACTTCAGTGAGAATGATGGCTCCGACCGCCTGTGGTCGTTTGAGTGCCAGCCCACACCTGCGGGTCTGGGGGAGCCCAGTGACTGCTGGTGGGACGATATCAACCGTGCTGGGATGGAGTG GACTTCAACATGCACCCGTAACGGCCTGGTAGCAGGTGTTCAGAGCAAGTACTTTGAGTCCACTCTTGACCGGGAATGGCAGTTTTACTGTTGCTTCTACAAACGCCGCTGTCCCTACTCCTGCAT GAAGACCACTGACATTCCTGAATACTACAGAGAAGAGGGAGAGCTAGTTGTCCCAAGTTATGGATACTTCATCCGAGGTGCCCAGACCACCTTCAGTGGAGTGCTAAG agaTCGGCAGTGGAAGTACATCCTGTGCAGAATGACAGACTTTGACTGTGAATTTGACAATTTATAG